The stretch of DNA TCGGATCGTCGCCTGCTACGGAAGTGCCGTTCTGTTTCTCATAGTTTGTATCCCCCGTTCCGTCATCGAAAACAGTACCGTTTTCCGTAAGATAATACGTGTAGACTGTTCCGTCGGTATACGTCACCAGGTAACTTACGGTTCCGTTTTCCGATGCACCAGGGGTCCACGTTCCGTTAAAAACCCAGGTATCCTTTAATACCCCGGCCGGACCTATAGAATAGGTTATGGAGGCCCCGTTCGTCATATTACCGGAGCTCCAGTCGCCTGTGAGCAGCGAATTTGCCGTCTGTTCGGCTGAAAGTGTCTCGTTCTCCTCTATAATAGGAATCCCTGCCGAATCTGTAGTAGTACATCCCGACAGGAAGACAAATACCAGCATAATAACGATTGCCACAAATCCAATCCTTTTATACATATAATAAGATTGAAATAACACGGATATATTCCTGTTGGAATGATAAAACTGAAAACGTTCTTTATTTCATAAAATATCTCCACCAGAGAATGTAATTTAGGTTAAATTAACCGGTTTTTACAGAGGATCAGTTTCCGGCATGCATGTCCTCATCGTAAGACAGGAGAAGGCTGAAAATCCCCGGTCATGCACCGAAGGTTTGCAGGGCAGGTGTCATTATACCGCGAAGAAAGGTCGCACTCTATTGCACAGACCAAATGCCATCGTCCATTTTAAGAACTATATCATATTCGCAGGACAGGTCTGTTTTATCCAAAAAATTTATAAATTCACAGGCATATATCGAACCGATCAGATATGACAGGATCTTCAGCTTCAACGGGAACTCTGGATAACACTCTTCGTGAGATCTTAAACAGGCTCGAGCGTATAGAATCGAAAATAGATGAGAATTATTACCCGCCGGAGGATTCCATCAGGGGCGAATTCATCGAGGAGACCGAGGCCATAAGGAAAGAGATCGAAGCAGGTCACTTTTCAAAATGCAAAACGGCAAAAGATCTCTTTTCAGGAACAACAAATGAATAATATTTTTTCTCTTGTCTACGGCACCGATTTTAAATTAAAGCTTAAGAAGATCTGCAGGAACGACAAAAGATTCTGCAACCAGATCGAGAATAAGATCGTCCTCATACAGGAAAATCCAAAATCCGGCAAAGCCATGAAGAGTGTTCTAAAGGGGACACGAAGAATCCATGCGGGACAT from Methanolacinia petrolearia DSM 11571 encodes:
- a CDS encoding type II toxin-antitoxin system RelE family toxin, with protein sequence MNNIFSLVYGTDFKLKLKKICRNDKRFCNQIENKIVLIQENPKSGKAMKSVLKGTRRIHAGHYAIFYGIDYETRKIILMNIGHYDRLYTKK